A region from the Desulfonatronum thioautotrophicum genome encodes:
- a CDS encoding nucleotidyl transferase AbiEii/AbiGii toxin family protein: MTTFTPRLDILPRPQQLIWPELQEVSRGFVLYGGTAVVLHLGHRTSVDFDFFSSNDIDVDECLSGLSRLGARDVLQATENTVTVLVDREGPIKLSFFGGITMGRVATPLLTEDSVMLVASRRDLLAHKLATVYQRVEAKDYIDVAALLRDGGALRDGLESALAFWPDLPVQDVLRALCYFQEGDFSTLGRDDRTLLVHAARFVDLVGLAPAHLDNSRLDDGAVPA, translated from the coding sequence ATGACAACCTTCACGCCTCGACTCGACATCCTGCCCCGACCACAACAACTGATCTGGCCGGAATTGCAAGAAGTCTCCAGGGGCTTCGTCCTCTACGGCGGGACCGCGGTGGTCTTGCATCTGGGGCATCGGACATCGGTGGATTTCGACTTCTTCAGCTCAAACGACATCGACGTGGACGAGTGCCTGTCCGGCCTGTCGCGGTTGGGTGCAAGGGATGTGTTGCAGGCCACGGAAAATACCGTGACCGTGCTTGTGGACCGCGAAGGACCGATCAAATTGTCCTTTTTCGGCGGAATCACCATGGGCAGAGTGGCCACGCCGCTCTTGACCGAGGACAGCGTTATGCTGGTCGCCTCCAGGCGTGACCTTTTGGCCCACAAGCTGGCAACCGTTTATCAGCGTGTCGAAGCCAAGGACTACATCGACGTCGCGGCTCTACTGCGGGACGGGGGGGCATTGCGGGACGGATTGGAGAGCGCTCTGGCGTTCTGGCCGGATCTGCCCGTCCAGGATGTGTTGCGTGCATTGTGCTATTTTCAAGAGGGAGATTTTTCGACGTTGGGCCGGGATGACAGAACTCTTCTCGTCCATGCCGCGCGGTTTGTTGACCTTGTCGGCCTGGCCCCGGCGCATCTCGACAACTCTCGGCTTGATGACGGCGCTGTGCCGGCTTGA
- a CDS encoding type II toxin-antitoxin system VapC family toxin — MSELVEQPETPCLLSVASCWEMAIKVGLGKLRLAGPVRDYVPRHLAANNFKLCPISFQHAARVERLAWHHRDPFDRLLAAQALEDKMVFFVSRDPVFDNYGVRRAW, encoded by the coding sequence ATCAGTGAGCTTGTCGAACAACCGGAGACTCCCTGCCTGCTCAGCGTGGCCAGTTGCTGGGAAATGGCCATCAAGGTCGGTCTGGGCAAACTGCGTCTGGCCGGGCCGGTGCGGGATTACGTTCCCCGGCATTTAGCGGCCAACAATTTCAAGCTCTGCCCAATATCCTTTCAGCACGCGGCCAGGGTGGAGAGGTTGGCATGGCATCACCGCGACCCGTTTGACCGGTTGCTGGCCGCCCAGGCCCTGGAAGACAAAATGGTTTTCTTCGTGTCCAGGGATCCGGTTTTCGACAATTACGGTGTCCGCCGCGCTTGGTAG
- a CDS encoding energy-coupling factor ABC transporter ATP-binding protein, whose protein sequence is MPQNTPHAIALNDLCFSYPDKPHVLDHLNLRIAPGERVGLIGPNGAGKTTLFLLISGILNPASGEILVHGKKVVRGGFNPEVTLVFQKSDDQLFCPSVWEDVAFGPRNMGLAEEQVTRRVQTALATVGAQDLAQRPVHHLSEGEKRIVAIAGALAMHPRVMIYDEPSAGLDIRTRRRLIGLLKESDQTLLIASHDLELTLEVCTRVVLLDQGRIVAHGPPKTIMADEDLMTAHGQEKPHSLIPHALPHDH, encoded by the coding sequence GTGCCCCAAAACACGCCCCACGCCATCGCCCTGAACGACCTGTGCTTTTCCTACCCGGACAAGCCGCATGTGCTTGATCATCTCAATCTGCGCATCGCCCCCGGCGAGCGCGTCGGCCTGATCGGTCCCAACGGAGCGGGCAAAACCACCCTGTTTCTGCTCATCAGCGGCATCCTCAATCCCGCTTCCGGGGAAATCCTGGTCCACGGCAAAAAGGTGGTCCGCGGCGGCTTCAACCCCGAGGTGACCCTGGTCTTCCAGAAATCCGACGATCAGCTGTTCTGTCCGTCCGTCTGGGAGGACGTGGCCTTTGGGCCGCGCAACATGGGCCTGGCCGAGGAACAGGTGACCCGGCGGGTCCAAACCGCCCTGGCCACGGTGGGCGCCCAGGACCTGGCTCAGCGACCGGTACACCACCTCTCCGAAGGAGAAAAGCGGATCGTGGCCATAGCCGGAGCCCTGGCCATGCATCCCCGGGTGATGATTTACGACGAACCCAGCGCCGGTCTGGACATCCGCACCCGCCGCCGCCTGATCGGCCTGCTCAAAGAGTCCGACCAGACCCTGCTCATCGCATCCCACGACCTGGAACTCACCCTGGAAGTCTGCACCCGGGTCGTGCTCCTGGACCAGGGCCGGATTGTGGCCCACGGACCGCCCAAAACCATCATGGCCGACGAAGACCTGATGACCGCCCACGGCCAGGAAAAACCCCACTCCCTCATCCCCCACGCCCTGCCCCACGACCACTAA
- the cbiQ gene encoding cobalt ECF transporter T component CbiQ → MTAYSATDSSTAPFMHRWDPRMKLIGLLLLAFTFSFVTNPRVLPVMITLTLAMTAVSRYPFHLLLRRLRYPSLVILCLIILLPFISGLTPVVEWGRLTVTREGLQAAILVATRFFCIVTLAAVLLGTTPLLRTIKAMQALGLPSIMADMALLVVRYLEVLSADLRRMRIAMRLRGHVEQRRPWRNLPTLAWLTGSLILRGYERSQGVYNAMRLRGYGHAPVRSGEFTANRGDLLALAAICAAAGILIWLELTL, encoded by the coding sequence ATGACCGCCTACTCCGCAACCGACTCTTCCACGGCTCCCTTTATGCATCGCTGGGACCCCCGAATGAAGCTCATCGGCCTGCTCCTGCTGGCCTTCACCTTCTCCTTTGTCACCAATCCGCGCGTGCTGCCGGTGATGATCACCCTGACCCTGGCCATGACAGCAGTGTCCCGCTATCCGTTCCACCTGCTGCTCCGTCGGCTGCGTTATCCGTCACTGGTCATTCTGTGTCTGATCATCCTGTTGCCGTTTATCAGCGGATTAACCCCCGTCGTGGAATGGGGCCGTCTGACCGTTACCAGGGAAGGGCTTCAGGCCGCGATACTCGTGGCCACGCGCTTTTTCTGCATCGTCACCCTGGCGGCGGTCCTGCTGGGAACCACGCCCCTGCTCAGAACCATCAAGGCCATGCAGGCCCTGGGGCTGCCCTCCATCATGGCCGACATGGCCCTGCTGGTGGTCCGCTACCTGGAGGTGCTCTCCGCGGATCTGCGCCGGATGCGGATCGCCATGCGCCTGCGCGGCCATGTGGAGCAACGCCGCCCCTGGCGCAACCTGCCCACCCTGGCCTGGTTGACCGGCAGCCTGATCCTGCGCGGATATGAACGCTCCCAGGGCGTGTACAACGCCATGCGTCTGCGCGGATACGGCCACGCCCCGGTTCGTTCGGGGGAATTCACGGCGAACCGAGGCGACCTTCTGGCCCTGGCCGCGATCTGCGCCGCAGCCGGAATCCTGATCTGGCTTGAACTGACCCTCTAG
- the cbiM gene encoding cobalt transporter CbiM: MHIPDGILPLPLTLGGYAASITICWLCIRAINKRQDPRADVPKAALLTSAFFVASLIHIPIPPASVHLVLNGLLGALLGVFAFPAILIGLFLQAVMFGHGGLTTLGVNGVILGLPALAAAGFFRLRTHGTSGHIPLPKRTAAFGFLAGFAGIGLSFLLFALILLTGLPTHLSAAAERSAILALGLAHLPLAIMEGLLTGLLAGFLLRVQPAILNGV; the protein is encoded by the coding sequence ATGCACATCCCTGATGGAATCCTACCCCTTCCCCTCACCCTCGGTGGCTATGCCGCCTCGATCACCATCTGCTGGCTTTGCATCCGGGCTATCAACAAACGGCAGGATCCGCGGGCCGATGTCCCCAAAGCCGCCCTGCTCACGTCGGCATTTTTCGTGGCCTCCCTGATCCACATCCCCATCCCTCCGGCCAGCGTCCATTTGGTGCTGAACGGACTGCTGGGCGCGCTGCTGGGGGTGTTCGCCTTTCCGGCCATCCTGATTGGCCTGTTCCTCCAGGCCGTGATGTTCGGCCACGGCGGGTTGACCACCCTGGGCGTCAACGGGGTGATCCTCGGGCTGCCGGCCCTGGCCGCGGCCGGGTTTTTTCGTCTCCGGACTCACGGGACAAGCGGTCACATCCCCTTGCCCAAACGAACCGCCGCATTCGGCTTTTTGGCCGGTTTTGCCGGAATAGGCCTTTCCTTCCTGCTCTTTGCCCTGATTTTGCTCACCGGCCTCCCGACTCACCTCAGCGCCGCGGCGGAACGCTCGGCCATCCTGGCCCTGGGCCTGGCCCATCTGCCCCTGGCCATCATGGAAGGCCTGCTCACCGGCCTTTTGGCCGGCTTCCTGCTGCGGGTCCAACCGGCCATTCTCAACGGCGTATGA